From the Saccharomonospora marina XMU15 genome, the window GAGCCTAGCCCGGCCGCGGCCCTGTGACAGCGGGCCGAGCGGGATCGGCCGACCACTGCGACCACGATCCGGCGTACAACGCGGCCGGCTGGTCATGTCCTGCGAGTTCGAGAGCGAGCACCACGGAGCTGGCGGTGACGCCTGAGCCGCAGTAGGCGCCGACCGGGGTGCCCGCCGTGACACCGAGCGCGGCGAAGCGCGCGGCGAGTTCGGCGCGCTCGCGCCAGCGGCCACCCGAGTCCACGTGCGACGACGACGGCGCGTTCAGCGCGCCAGGGATGTGGCCGGGACGGGGGTCCACGGGCTCGGTCTCTCCGGTGTAGCGCCGGGGCGCTCGCGCGTCGAGCAGTACCCCGTCGCGGGCGATGGCCGCGGCGGCGTCGGCGTCGAGGACCGGCATGGCGCCGGGGCGGACCTCGATGTCTCCGGGTTCCGGTCGTGGTCGCGCGGTGGTGACCGGCCTGCCTTCCGCCTGCCACGCGGCGAAGCCGCCGTCGAGCACCGCCACCTCGTCGTGCCCGGCCCAGCGCAGCAGCCACCACGCTCGCGCCGCCACGGAGGAGTCACCGTCGTCGTAGGCCACGACGGGGTGTGCCGTGCGCACCCCCGCCGCCCGCAGGGTCCGCTGCAGCTCGGCCGGTTCGGGCAGCGGGTGCCTGCCCGCCGCGCCGGGCGGGCCGGACAGTCCGGTGTCCAGATCGACGAACACCGCGCCCGGCAGGTGCCCCGCGCGGTAGGACTCGATGCCGGGTGGTCCGTCGAGGCGCCACCGCACGTCGAGCAGGACGGGCCGCTGCCGAGGATCGGCTTCGAGCGACGCGGCCAGTTCCGTTGTGGTGATGACGGGGTGCATACGCCCATCCTGCCCGCGCGGGTGCGGCCGACGCACCCGCGTCGCGCCAGCACGGGCCGCTGTTCATCCGCTGCTCAATTGCCTGATCGCCTGCGGCCCCCGTCACGTCCAGCCACTACGATGAGCATGGCGAGCAAAGGGGACAGGCGTGAACGATCTCATCGATACCACGGAGATGTACCTGCGCACCATCTACGAGCTCGAGGAGGAGGGCGTCGTGCCGCTGCGGGCCCGTATCGCCGAGCGCTTGCAGCAGAGCGGCCCCACCGTGAGCCAGACGGTGGCACGGATGGAGCGAGACGGTCTGGTGGTGGTTGCCGACGACCGGCACCTGCAACTCACCGACCACGGCCGGGAGCTCGCGGTCGCGGTCATGCGCAAGCACCGGCTCGCCGAGCGCCTGCTCGTGGACGTCATCGGCCTCGAGTGGGAGCACGTGCACAACGAGGCGTGCCGCTGGGAGCACGTGATGAGCGAAGCTGTGGAGCGAAAGCTCGTCAAGCTGCTCGGCCAGCCCAAGACCTCGCCGTACGGCAACCCGATCCCCGGCCTGGACAAGCTCGGCGCGGGCGAACCCGCGCCACCCGCGGAGTCCGACCTCGTGCGGCTCGACGACGTCGCCCGCTCGGGCGGCGGCAAGGTGGAGATCCGCCGGATCGCAGAGCACGTGCAACTCGACGAGGACCTG encodes:
- a CDS encoding metal-dependent transcriptional regulator, encoding MNDLIDTTEMYLRTIYELEEEGVVPLRARIAERLQQSGPTVSQTVARMERDGLVVVADDRHLQLTDHGRELAVAVMRKHRLAERLLVDVIGLEWEHVHNEACRWEHVMSEAVERKLVKLLGQPKTSPYGNPIPGLDKLGAGEPAPPAESDLVRLDDVARSGGGKVEIRRIAEHVQLDEDLMTELKSVGIVPGRTVNVGRINGAGTTVEVSDDKHSAQVAASVLHAVLAQAR
- a CDS encoding sulfurtransferase; translation: MHPVITTTELAASLEADPRQRPVLLDVRWRLDGPPGIESYRAGHLPGAVFVDLDTGLSGPPGAAGRHPLPEPAELQRTLRAAGVRTAHPVVAYDDGDSSVAARAWWLLRWAGHDEVAVLDGGFAAWQAEGRPVTTARPRPEPGDIEVRPGAMPVLDADAAAAIARDGVLLDARAPRRYTGETEPVDPRPGHIPGALNAPSSSHVDSGGRWRERAELAARFAALGVTAGTPVGAYCGSGVTASSVVLALELAGHDQPAALYAGSWSQWSADPARPAVTGPRPG